From Paraburkholderia sprentiae WSM5005:
GCCGGCCCAGCGCGCGTAGGCGCTCGCTTCGGCGTGGCTTACGTAGACGGGCCAGTCGAGCGGCAACGGCACATCGTCGAACATCGTGCGCAGCGTCCATGCGGCGCGGCCGTCTTGCGCCGAGCCTTGCGACCAGCCGGCGGGATGCTCGATGTGTTCCGCTTCCTTCCACGCCCAGTCCTTCGGCGACCACCACTTCGGCTCGCGATAACCGCCGGCTTCGAGGAACTCGAGGAACGCACCGTTCGTGACCATGTATCGATCGATCTCGAACGCGGGCACGTCTACCACCATTTCGCCGAACTCATTGTCCCAGCCGAAGCGGCCGGCCTCGCGCGGCATACCGAGCACCGTGGTGCCGGCCGGCACGCTGACCATCGACGACAATGCGTCGCGCCGTTGCGCGCGTGTCACCACCGGCTCGCGCAATGCGGTGTTTTTCTGCGCGAGAGGCAACTGATGGAGCATGTATGCGAGCGTTTCCGCATGCATCAAGCGATGCTCGATCGCGACGTTCAGCAACTGCACGGCCGCGTCGTCGCGCGCCGGGTTGCCGCGTTCGCCGAGCGCCGCGTCGATCTGCCGTCGCGCGCGCGTCGCGTACTCGTGCACGCGATCGAGCGACGGCCAATCGCCGGGTTGATCGGTGGGAAAGCCGCCGCCTACCGGATCGATGCCGAAGGCGAACAGCTGGTCGAGTTCCGGCGCGAAAGCCGGCAGATCGAACAGACGCTGGTCGAGCAGATTGCGATCGAACGCTTCGAGATGGCCGATGTAGAACACCACGCGGTGACGCTCGCGGATCGGCCGTTCATAGAGGTGGTCGGGTTTGACGATCGAAAAAAGGTCGTCGGTGACTTGCCGCGCGTCGAGCAGGCGCCGCACGAGCGGATGATGCGGGGCAGGGTCGCGATTCATTGGGCCGGGTCTCCATGCAACACGGTTGCCGTGAGGGGCGATCTGAAACTGTACCCGCTTGCAGGCGGCGTGCCAAGACGAATAGCGCAACGGCTCGGCGCGCCCGGCCGCTGCGCTCAGACTTGCCGCAGGCCTTCGAGGTCGACGATGCGAATGGGCTTGCCCTGCGTGTCGTCCCCCCCGCTATGACGTGCAGCTGGGGGCAAAGTGACGCGTGCGCTGCCCGCACGCGCTGAGCGACGGCGCGCGTCGACGGGCATCGTGGCCCCGTTCGGGCAAGGCGGCGCGTGGCGCGCGGCCTTGCGCATGATGAAACAGTCAGGCAGGTTCTTTGTCGGTGCCCGCGGCGGACGGTATCAGCAGGACCGGCAGCGTGGCCTGGCGCACGCAGCGTTCGGCGACGCTGCCGAGAATCAGCCGCTGAAAGCCACGCCGGCCGTGCGTGCCCATCACGAGCAGGTCGGCGTTGAATTCGGCTGCGGCCTGCAGCACGATCTCCGCGACGTCTCCGAGCGACGAAGCCTCGGAGACCGCCGGGTCGCCATGCACACCTTGCTCGGCCATTGCTTTCGAAAACTCGACACGCAGCTCCTGGCCTTCCTCGATCAGACGGTTGCGCAGGATCGACGGGTCGTAGCCGGGCGCCTCGAAATACATCGGCGTGTTTTCGACGACATAAAACGGCCGCAACACCGCGCCATTCGATTTGGCGAGATCGAGCGCCGCTGCGAACGCACGGCGTGAGGTATTGCTGCCGTCGACCGCTACAAGGATGCGTGTGTACATATCGGCTCCGCGTCAAAAAATGCGTCTGCCACATGGTTAGCCGCGGCAGGTTTATTGATCTGCCAATGAAGCTTAGATGATTGCCGGAAGAGATGCACCGGACCAGGATGTAAATCAAACATTTGCCAACTATTCAGGCCCGGCGCAACCGAAGTGGCAGCGCGGCAGCCCGCGCGGGCGGCCTCGCGTGCTTGCAACCCGCACAAGATTGCTGAAGCCGACACGGGGTTGGCCTTACAATCAGGCCATATTCAGACAAGCTGGCCAGTCCGCTGATGAACGATCGAAAAACCAAGGGCTTACCCGACCAGATCTACGGCGACATTCTGAACCGCATCCTCGAAGGCGAGTACAAGGAAGGCGAGCGATTGCCGACCGAACACGCGCTGGCGGAGCGTTTCGCCACCTCCCGGCCGACCGTGCGCGAAGCGCTCGCGCGATTGCGGGCCGACGGCATCATCTCGACGCGACACGGCTCCGGTACGACCGTCGAGCGGCGGCCCGATCCGGACGTGCGCCGCTTCGCGCCGCTCGAGACGCTGTCCGACATTCGCCGCTGCTATGAATTTCGCATCGTGACCGAGGCGGGCGCGGCCGCGCAGGCGGCGCTGAAGGCCGATGCCGGCGACATCGAGGCGATCCAGCATGCGTGGGACGAACTCGAGCGCATCATCGAGGCCCAGGGGATCGGCGCGAAGGACGACTTCATGTTCCACCAGGCGGTCGCGCGCGCGTCGAAGAATCCGTTTTTCATCACGGTGATGTCGTTCATCGAGGAACAGATTCTGTTCAGCATGAACCTGTCGCGCAATCTGTCGCTCGTGAAAACGGTGGAACGGCAGCGGCTGGTGCAGGCCGAGCACATGGCGGTGCTCGACGCGATCCGCCGCAAGGACGCGGCGGGCGCGGGTGCCGCGATGCGCGCGCATCTCGAGAACGCGCTGGAACGGATGTTCGGTTCCTGAGCGCATCGCGACTTTCGTCAGGCCGGCGCTGTGGCGCGGTTCAGGCCGCGACGGCGACCGGCCCGAACAGCGCAGTCAGCGTTTTCGCGCTCACCGCGACGTCGAGCGCGACGGCCCGCTCGACGCCGATCTGCAGCGGCGGCCCGAGCCGGCTGATGTCGAGGCCGGCACGGCGCAGCATGCGCTCGATCGGCGTGGTGGTCACCGTGACGTAATCCGTGATGCCCATGCGCTGCGCGAAGCGCATCACTTCCTGAATTGCACGGATCGTCATATCCGTGAAACCGAACGTCTGTTCCTCACCGCCGGTTTCGATCGCCCAGCGGCTCAGCTCCCAGATGTGCCGCCCGACCGGCGCGGCCGCGCCATGCAGCAGCTGCGGGAACGTGTCTTTCAGCATGTTGGGACCCTCGGTCGGCATCAGGCGCCAACAGCCGCGCAACCGTTGGTCATCGCCCTGAATCAGCATGTAGTACGGCCCGAGCGCGTCGTAGCCGTCTATCTCCATCCCCGCGATGGTCGGAATTTCCCAGCCGAGGCGACCGTGAAACACACGGGCTCGCAGGCGGTACATCTCGTTGATCAGCTCGTTGTCGAAATCCTGCCGGAGTCCAATTCGGATCGTGGTTTGCATGACGTTCTCCTGTACGTGTCGGGGTGCCAGATACGCAGGAAAACTTATGCATTCTGAATCTTTACGCCACCTACCTACCTGGATAGGTGTGGATGCTTATCGGGTATCGCAAAATTCAAACACGTATCCGCCCCCAACCGACAAGGCTCCAAAATGGAACTCCTCGACAATCACTGGCAACCGCAAACCCACCTCCCGGCGCGTCCTTCGGAGGTCTCTTCGGCAGTGGATCGCGTGCTGATCATTGCCTACCGGAAAAAGAAAAAAGAGAGCCAGCGCCGTTTCTGGGCTCGCTTCGGCGTCACGCAGTCGCGCGGCAGCCGCTTCGAATCGGGCGCCGAGATTCCGGCGCCGGTGTCGATCCTGTTGGGTTTGTACTTTACGAAGACCGTGTCGGACGCCGATCTGGGCCGCGCCGAGCGGGTGATGTACAGCCGCGACGCGGCCGCGCTGCTCAACCCGGGTCAATAAGCCCGAGCTGCGCCGCGATCACGGCTGCCGCACGCCGCGAATTCACGCCGAATTTCGTCCTGATGTTTTTCATGTGGAAGTTCACCACGGCTTCCGAGCAACTCAGGATGTGGGATATCTCCCAGGTGGATTTGCCGCGTGCGGTCCATTTCAGACATTCGCGCTCGCGCGGCGTGAGCTTCGGCAGCAAGGTCTGCGCATGCGAATTCACATGCTGTTTGCTGGTGTCGATCACCAGGTCGCGCAACAGCACGAGATTCGGCAAGGCGGCGTTCACATGACGCCTGAACCCGTCGGACGGGTTGTCGTCATTGACGAAGCACATCATGCCGGCTTCCTGATTCGGCCCGTGAATCGGCAGCGTCACGCCTGCACCGAGGCCAAATGAGCGAGC
This genomic window contains:
- a CDS encoding SUMF1/EgtB/PvdO family nonheme iron enzyme; amino-acid sequence: MNRDPAPHHPLVRRLLDARQVTDDLFSIVKPDHLYERPIRERHRVVFYIGHLEAFDRNLLDQRLFDLPAFAPELDQLFAFGIDPVGGGFPTDQPGDWPSLDRVHEYATRARRQIDAALGERGNPARDDAAVQLLNVAIEHRLMHAETLAYMLHQLPLAQKNTALREPVVTRAQRRDALSSMVSVPAGTTVLGMPREAGRFGWDNEFGEMVVDVPAFEIDRYMVTNGAFLEFLEAGGYREPKWWSPKDWAWKEAEHIEHPAGWSQGSAQDGRAAWTLRTMFDDVPLPLDWPVYVSHAEASAYARWAGKALPTEAQWQRAAHGAPQAVSGNFDFRSWDPRPVDAHPDNVSAFGAEGQFGNGWEWTSTLFEALPGFEAFPFYPGYSANFFDGQHYVLKGGSARTALCMLRPEFRNWFQPHYQYVYAGFRCVRA
- a CDS encoding universal stress protein gives rise to the protein MYTRILVAVDGSNTSRRAFAAALDLAKSNGAVLRPFYVVENTPMYFEAPGYDPSILRNRLIEEGQELRVEFSKAMAEQGVHGDPAVSEASSLGDVAEIVLQAAAEFNADLLVMGTHGRRGFQRLILGSVAERCVRQATLPVLLIPSAAGTDKEPA
- a CDS encoding FadR/GntR family transcriptional regulator; translation: MNDRKTKGLPDQIYGDILNRILEGEYKEGERLPTEHALAERFATSRPTVREALARLRADGIISTRHGSGTTVERRPDPDVRRFAPLETLSDIRRCYEFRIVTEAGAAAQAALKADAGDIEAIQHAWDELERIIEAQGIGAKDDFMFHQAVARASKNPFFITVMSFIEEQILFSMNLSRNLSLVKTVERQRLVQAEHMAVLDAIRRKDAAGAGAAMRAHLENALERMFGS
- a CDS encoding acyl-homoserine-lactone synthase, coding for MQTTIRIGLRQDFDNELINEMYRLRARVFHGRLGWEIPTIAGMEIDGYDALGPYYMLIQGDDQRLRGCWRLMPTEGPNMLKDTFPQLLHGAAAPVGRHIWELSRWAIETGGEEQTFGFTDMTIRAIQEVMRFAQRMGITDYVTVTTTPIERMLRRAGLDISRLGPPLQIGVERAVALDVAVSAKTLTALFGPVAVAA
- a CDS encoding helix-turn-helix domain-containing protein is translated as MELLDNHWQPQTHLPARPSEVSSAVDRVLIIAYRKKKKESQRRFWARFGVTQSRGSRFESGAEIPAPVSILLGLYFTKTVSDADLGRAERVMYSRDAAALLNPGQ
- a CDS encoding helix-turn-helix transcriptional regulator — encoded protein: MAPLLNAADEAEWFGAITGLAGTWGFDRILVAMLPRPTMRLEDAYLRSTYAPAWRHAYDEQGMVHIDPTVAHCLSRSAPLIWTPDIFATPAQQSLYEEARSFGLGAGVTLPIHGPNQEAGMMCFVNDDNPSDGFRRHVNAALPNLVLLRDLVIDTSKQHVNSHAQTLLPKLTPRERECLKWTARGKSTWEISHILSCSEAVVNFHMKNIRTKFGVNSRRAAAVIAAQLGLIDPG